Proteins from a genomic interval of Zingiber officinale cultivar Zhangliang chromosome 1B, Zo_v1.1, whole genome shotgun sequence:
- the LOC122049475 gene encoding trafficking protein particle complex subunit 12-like, translated as MTGEEPDAGRDPPSVAIADPLLSPPTSPLDLPFDVPSLLALSRRGQWRAVLDAVAVARRSHGLLPHHHLVCLAVSALALSKLRRFSDAAAEIDALDAPLDSPRFRFESYPSSYPGRSGSMVPFALRFLHADLPQRLGTRSVTVDRLYALFDLVRSKILEETTTASADLWRRREVFVIASLCCNHFVHREFEAALALVRLLLERDPSDPLLLSRLGYVQLQIGDLTGAKASFARLENLHPSGERTVELENLVGRNKALEFIVVKDYAAAVREYEECIERDPADVVALNNKALCLMYSRDLSDSIKVLEGALERVPTAALNETLVVNLCSMYELAYVNHGDVKKTLSNWIAQVAPDDFDPSCTRI; from the coding sequence ATGACTGGAGAAGAACCCGACGCTGGCAGGGACCCCCCAAGCGTGGCCATCGCCGATCCTCTCCTGTCCCCTCCGACCTCACCCCTCGATCTCCCTTTCGACGTGCCGTCGCTCCTCGCCCTCTCCAGACGCGGGCAGTGGCGTGCCGTCCTCGACGCCGTCGCCGTGGCCCGCCGCAGCCATGGCCTCCTTCCGCACCACCACCTCGTGTGTCTCGCCGTGTCCGCCCTCGCCCTCTCGAAGTTGCGTCGGTTCTCCGACGCCGCCGCCGAGATCGACGCCCTCGACGCCCCTTTGGATTCCCCTCGCTTCCGCTTCGAATCCTACCCGTCTTCCTACCCTGGACGTTCCGGTTCCATGGTCCCCTTCGCCCTCAGGTTCCTCCACGCTGACCTTCCCCAGCGGCTCGGTACCAGATCCGTCACCGTCGATCGCCTCTACGCGCTCTTCGACCTCGTCCGATCCAAGATTCTGGAGGAGACCACCACCGCATCTGCCGACTTGTGGCGACGCAGGGAGGTATTCGTGATAGCTTCCCTCTGTTGCAACCACTTCGTCCACCGGGAGTTCGAGGCGGCTCTGGCGCTGGTTAGGCTACTTCTTGAGCGGGATCCATCCGACCCTTTGCTCCTCTCCCGACTCGGGTATGTCCAACTCCAGATCGGTGACCTGACTGGTGCTAAGGCGTCGTTTGCGAGGTTGGAGAACCTTCATCCGTCAGGGGAGCGAACAGTGGAGTTGGAAAATCTTGTCGGGAGGAACAAGGCGCTGGAGTTCATCGTCGTCAAGGATTATGCTGCAGCTGTGAGAGAATACGAGGAGTGCATTGAAAGGGATCCTGCGGATGTAGTGGCACTGAACAATAAAGCTCTATGCTTGATGTACTCGAGAGACCTGTCCGATTCAATCAAGGTTCTAGAGGGGGCTTTGGAGAGGGTTCCAACTGCAGCTTTGAATGAAACATTGGTCGTGAATCTTTGCAGCATGTATGAACTAGCATATGTCAACCACGGAGATGTGAAGAAGACTCTTAGCAATTGGATTGCTCAGGTTGCACCTGATGACTTTGACCCCTCGTGTACTCGCATCTGA